One window from the genome of Dolosigranulum savutiense encodes:
- a CDS encoding ABC transporter ATP-binding protein produces the protein MVSFRFAMKQLRKYWGRTVLALICSLIGAIGFVVASLLLTELLNSLIEGSFDRFWVISLLDILSWFVVVGAGYFGELLSESAVQSAIEDIRLDILNQMSTLNYESFHNKQSLNYSTALLTDLKVVEERTLQKFFGLADSIMMLIASSAALVYLHYSLLLTVIVLLIVMMVIPNFFSEQMSQAAENVATSEEEMASQAGHWIGGFDTLNDFNKKSLIVNNVRQFVDSVKTNKIKDTKIQAIVGAVMGVMSTLSQLSTVFVSGYLSLLNIVPIGSVLSTGNLAGMVFQQVQSLSTQVAQFRSSEKVVDKLQQSSLAIEGQPINETKDTSIGEDRRFTLATNGLSYTFPGGNVLHYPDMTLAGDKNIAIAGDSGVGKSVFFNILIRDYQNYSGSIQLNGVELLNIPEREIKDIIGHVRQKTYIFNKSLKDNITLCDDTISAERLQRAIDKSGLRGLVNRLSAKEDTIIGEKAVKLSGGQEQRISIARALIHDYPIILFDEVTANLDRTTAQAIEQEISHIDNGLKISVSHHLNAENEALYDEVIMFDRSNT, from the coding sequence GTGGTATCTTTTAGATTTGCGATGAAACAATTGAGAAAGTACTGGGGTCGTACGGTTTTGGCGCTTATATGTAGTTTGATTGGTGCTATAGGATTTGTCGTTGCTTCTCTACTTTTAACAGAACTTTTGAACAGTTTAATCGAAGGATCATTTGATCGGTTCTGGGTCATTAGTTTATTGGATATTTTAAGTTGGTTCGTTGTTGTGGGAGCTGGCTACTTTGGGGAACTTTTATCTGAGAGTGCGGTACAGAGCGCGATAGAAGATATTAGATTAGATATTTTAAATCAGATGAGTACGCTGAATTATGAGTCGTTTCACAATAAACAATCATTAAATTATTCAACGGCACTACTAACGGATTTAAAAGTTGTTGAAGAGAGAACATTGCAGAAGTTCTTCGGACTGGCTGATAGCATCATGATGTTAATCGCCTCTTCAGCAGCATTGGTCTATCTCCATTATTCCTTATTACTAACGGTTATTGTGCTACTGATTGTTATGATGGTTATTCCGAATTTTTTCAGTGAACAGATGTCTCAGGCAGCAGAAAATGTGGCGACAAGTGAAGAAGAGATGGCTTCACAAGCAGGCCATTGGATTGGTGGGTTTGATACATTAAATGATTTCAATAAAAAATCACTGATTGTAAATAATGTTCGTCAGTTTGTGGATAGCGTTAAGACGAATAAAATAAAGGACACAAAAATCCAGGCCATTGTTGGAGCGGTTATGGGTGTAATGAGTACCTTAAGTCAGTTGTCGACCGTTTTTGTATCTGGGTATTTATCCCTTTTGAACATTGTGCCTATTGGATCGGTGCTGAGTACGGGGAATTTAGCAGGGATGGTATTCCAACAAGTTCAATCGCTGAGTACACAAGTCGCTCAATTTAGGTCCAGTGAGAAAGTTGTTGACAAACTCCAACAAAGTAGTCTAGCGATAGAGGGACAACCAATTAACGAGACAAAGGATACATCAATTGGAGAGGATAGACGCTTTACTTTAGCAACAAACGGATTATCCTACACATTCCCTGGAGGTAATGTTCTTCATTATCCAGATATGACGTTAGCAGGGGATAAAAATATTGCGATAGCAGGTGATTCTGGGGTTGGAAAAAGTGTGTTTTTCAATATATTGATAAGAGATTATCAAAATTACAGTGGGTCTATACAACTTAATGGTGTAGAATTACTGAATATTCCGGAGAGAGAAATAAAAGATATTATCGGGCATGTCAGACAAAAAACATATATTTTCAACAAAAGTCTGAAAGATAATATTACGCTTTGTGATGATACGATATCGGCAGAGCGTCTCCAACGAGCGATTGATAAGAGTGGTCTGAGAGGACTTGTTAATCGTCTGAGTGCGAAGGAAGATACAATAATTGGAGAGAAAGCTGTCAAGCTGTCTGGCGGACAGGAGCAACGTATTAGCATTGCCCGCGCGCTTATTCACGATTATCCGATTATTTTGTTTGATGAAGTGACGGCCAATTTAGATAGAACAACTGCACAAGCAATTGAACAAGAAATCTCACATATTGATAATGGGTTGAAGATAAGTGTGAGCCATCATCTGAATGCAGAGAATGAAGCGTTATATGATGAAGTCATAATGTTTGATCGCTCGAATACATGA
- a CDS encoding type B 50S ribosomal protein L31, which yields MKSAIHPEYKPVVFMDTTTGFKFLSGSTRQPAETIEWEDGNEYPLIRVEISSDSHPFYTGRQKFAQADGRIDRFNKKYGLSDEA from the coding sequence ATGAAATCAGCTATTCATCCAGAATACAAACCAGTTGTGTTTATGGATACAACAACTGGATTCAAATTCTTGTCTGGATCAACTAGACAACCAGCAGAAACAATTGAATGGGAAGATGGAAACGAATATCCATTGATTCGAGTGGAAATTTCATCCGATTCGCACCCATTCTACACCGGACGTCAGAAGTTCGCACAAGCGGATGGACGTATCGACCGTTTCAACAAAAAGTACGGTCTTTCCGACGAAGCATAA
- the rho gene encoding transcription termination factor Rho: MHKKDHFLTLDHLKDKTLDEIYELARKYKIPSYADMNKKELSLAVVRAQEEKTGYFQVSGILDKMVGQDFGFLRPINYAQSNEDIYISASQITRFGLRNGDKVTGTARPPKEGERYNGLMNVEQVNDKDPEQASERPHFPALTPLYPDRSLRLESSAHELSARLLDLVSPIGFGQRGLIVAPPKAGKTTLLKEIAHGITRNHPEVTLIVLLIDERPEEVTDLERSIDGEVVHSTFDQKPMNHVNVSELVLERARRLVEEKQDVVILMDSITRLARAHNLIQEPSGRTLSGGLDPASLYRPKRFFGSARNVEEGGSLTIVATALVDTGSRMDDVIYEEFKGTGNMEVHLSRQLAERHIFPAVDLQKSGTRKENLLLSERQQQALIKLRRSMGQDALAYSEKLITTLRKLKTNHQFVAKVLGDEAKD; this comes from the coding sequence TTGCATAAGAAGGATCATTTTTTAACGTTAGATCACTTGAAGGATAAGACTTTAGATGAAATTTATGAATTAGCTCGAAAATATAAAATCCCATCATATGCTGATATGAATAAAAAAGAATTGTCGCTAGCGGTAGTGCGAGCACAAGAAGAGAAGACCGGATACTTCCAAGTGTCGGGGATTTTGGACAAGATGGTGGGACAAGATTTTGGCTTCCTGCGACCGATTAATTATGCGCAGAGTAATGAAGATATTTATATATCGGCAAGTCAGATTACTCGATTCGGCTTGCGCAATGGTGATAAGGTGACTGGGACGGCGCGACCACCGAAAGAAGGCGAGCGCTATAATGGCTTAATGAATGTCGAGCAGGTCAATGATAAGGACCCGGAGCAAGCAAGTGAACGGCCCCATTTCCCAGCGTTGACGCCGCTGTATCCTGACCGGTCGTTGCGCTTAGAGTCATCTGCGCATGAATTATCAGCTCGTTTGTTAGATTTGGTTTCTCCTATTGGTTTCGGGCAACGAGGCTTGATTGTCGCTCCGCCCAAAGCGGGAAAAACGACATTGCTGAAAGAAATCGCCCATGGTATTACCCGTAATCATCCCGAGGTTACACTGATTGTGCTCTTGATTGATGAGCGACCAGAAGAAGTGACCGATTTAGAACGCAGTATTGATGGAGAAGTTGTTCATTCAACGTTTGATCAGAAGCCGATGAATCATGTGAATGTGAGTGAGCTTGTCTTGGAACGGGCTCGGCGTTTAGTCGAAGAGAAGCAAGATGTTGTGATCTTGATGGATAGTATTACTCGACTGGCGCGAGCGCATAACTTAATTCAAGAGCCGAGTGGACGGACATTAAGTGGTGGGTTAGACCCAGCTTCTCTCTATCGTCCGAAGCGATTTTTTGGTTCGGCCCGAAATGTAGAAGAAGGCGGAAGCTTGACGATTGTGGCGACCGCTTTAGTCGATACTGGGAGTCGGATGGATGACGTGATTTATGAAGAGTTCAAGGGAACAGGGAATATGGAAGTACACTTGTCTAGACAGCTAGCTGAGCGTCATATTTTCCCAGCGGTAGACCTTCAGAAATCAGGGACGCGGAAAGAGAACCTATTGCTGTCTGAGAGACAACAACAAGCTCTTATTAAATTGCGCCGTAGTATGGGGCAGGATGCGCTAGCTTACTCTGAAAAATTAATCACCACCTTACGTAAATTGAAGACCAATCACCAGTTTGTCGCCAAAGTATTGGGTGATGAGGCGAAAGACTAA
- a CDS encoding UDP-N-acetylglucosamine 1-carboxyvinyltransferase codes for MKKLVINGGRPLSGEVTISGAKNSTVALIPAAILADSPVTLEGVPDIQDVHSLIEILHEMNVKTEFTGSTLVIDPTEMVNVPMPSGKIQSLRASYYFMGALLSKFGEGVVGLPGGCFLGPRPIDQHLKGFRALGADVENEMGAMYLKTEETGLQGARIYFDVVTIGATINVMLAAVKAKGRTIIENAAREPEIIDVATLLNNMGAKIRGAGTDMIRIDGVDELHGCRHTIIPDRIEAGTYLSIAAAAGTDVLVKNVIVEHVDGLLAKLEEMGVPMEVGEDSVRITQADQPLKPVSIKTLPYPGFATDLQQPLTPLLMLASGESVVMDSIYPKRTKHIPELNRMGANARIESDVILIEGGHPLKGEAVTASDLRAGACLVNAGLIAEGETVISGVDNILRGYAGIVAKLRALGADIKMIETEEEE; via the coding sequence ATGAAAAAACTAGTTATTAATGGAGGTCGTCCGTTAAGTGGTGAAGTGACGATTTCGGGAGCAAAAAATAGTACAGTTGCCTTAATTCCAGCAGCAATTTTGGCTGATTCACCGGTGACGTTAGAAGGGGTGCCGGATATTCAAGATGTGCATTCTTTGATTGAGATTTTACATGAGATGAATGTGAAGACGGAATTTACGGGATCTACTTTAGTTATTGATCCGACTGAGATGGTGAATGTGCCGATGCCGAGTGGGAAGATCCAGAGCTTGCGTGCGTCCTACTACTTTATGGGCGCCTTGTTATCGAAGTTTGGTGAAGGGGTAGTCGGACTGCCGGGCGGATGCTTCTTAGGGCCGCGACCGATTGATCAGCACTTGAAAGGCTTCCGAGCGCTTGGAGCAGATGTCGAAAACGAGATGGGCGCCATGTACTTAAAGACGGAAGAAACGGGCTTACAGGGCGCTCGTATTTACTTCGATGTGGTCACGATTGGAGCCACTATCAATGTGATGCTAGCGGCTGTGAAAGCAAAAGGGCGAACCATTATTGAGAATGCGGCACGTGAGCCAGAAATTATCGACGTGGCGACACTTTTGAACAATATGGGCGCAAAAATTCGTGGAGCCGGAACAGATATGATTCGTATTGATGGAGTGGACGAATTACACGGCTGTCGTCATACGATTATTCCCGACCGAATTGAAGCAGGGACGTATTTATCGATTGCGGCAGCTGCTGGAACGGATGTATTAGTGAAGAATGTTATTGTCGAGCACGTCGATGGTTTATTAGCTAAGTTGGAAGAGATGGGTGTGCCGATGGAGGTTGGAGAAGATAGTGTCCGGATTACTCAGGCAGATCAACCATTAAAACCGGTCTCTATCAAGACGTTGCCGTATCCAGGTTTTGCCACGGACTTGCAACAACCGCTGACGCCTTTATTAATGTTAGCATCCGGTGAGTCTGTGGTGATGGATTCGATCTATCCGAAGCGGACGAAACACATTCCAGAATTAAACCGAATGGGCGCGAACGCTCGTATTGAGAGTGATGTTATCTTAATTGAAGGTGGACATCCGCTAAAAGGAGAAGCTGTGACGGCGAGTGATTTACGGGCAGGGGCTTGTCTAGTAAACGCTGGGTTAATTGCAGAAGGAGAAACGGTCATCTCTGGTGTGGATAATATTTTGCGAGGATATGCTGGTATCGTAGCTAAATTGCGGGCACTTGGCGCAGATATTAAGATGATTGAGACAGAAGAAGAGGAGTAG
- a CDS encoding FAD-dependent oxidoreductase, giving the protein MITLTKVNNIIIGFGKAGKTLAQFLGERGEETVLIEKSPDMYGGTCINIACIPTKKLVDMAEQKPAGADKFTYYQESIKAKKELRKKMNPANYKNVAETDNVEVIDGFATFKDNKTVSVELSNGGTEEYTADKIYINTGAVPNILPIDGLEVGGNIHTSTTLLEEENFPEKLTILGAGPIGLEFASIYNNFGADVTVLEYGPKESFLSFVDSDVQEVVLESLEERGIQFIFNARTSKVHEQDGGVHTHYSVDGEEHTLQSNAFLMATGRKPATEGLGLENTDIELGERGEVKVNDKLETTVEGVYALGDVKGGPQFTYISLDDFRIIKHQLTGEKDYTKAGRDFPTATFINPPLTHVGLTEKAAKEAGKNVKVAKMPVAAIPKAMILGKKTGIFKVMIDADTNYILGATLYGEEAHEMINLFTTAINHQIDYRALRDQIYTHPTMTESLNGLLGV; this is encoded by the coding sequence ATGATTACTTTGACTAAAGTAAATAACATTATTATCGGTTTCGGAAAAGCTGGTAAAACACTCGCGCAATTCTTAGGCGAACGTGGTGAGGAGACAGTCTTAATCGAAAAATCTCCTGATATGTATGGTGGAACATGTATTAACATCGCCTGCATCCCGACTAAAAAATTAGTCGACATGGCGGAACAGAAGCCAGCTGGAGCTGACAAGTTCACTTACTACCAAGAGTCTATCAAAGCGAAAAAAGAACTCCGCAAAAAAATGAACCCAGCTAACTATAAAAATGTCGCTGAAACAGATAATGTAGAAGTCATTGACGGATTTGCAACGTTCAAAGATAACAAAACTGTCTCGGTAGAACTAAGCAATGGAGGTACCGAAGAATACACTGCAGACAAAATCTACATTAATACAGGTGCTGTGCCAAACATCTTACCGATCGATGGTCTAGAAGTTGGAGGCAACATCCACACATCGACTACCTTACTAGAGGAAGAAAACTTCCCAGAAAAATTAACCATTCTAGGAGCTGGTCCAATCGGGCTTGAGTTTGCTTCTATCTATAACAACTTCGGAGCTGACGTCACCGTACTCGAATACGGACCAAAAGAAAGCTTCCTTAGCTTCGTCGACAGCGACGTGCAAGAAGTGGTCTTAGAGAGCTTAGAAGAACGCGGCATTCAATTTATCTTCAATGCCCGCACATCCAAAGTTCACGAACAAGACGGTGGCGTTCACACCCATTACTCTGTTGATGGTGAAGAGCATACCTTACAAAGCAATGCCTTCCTTATGGCAACTGGACGCAAACCAGCAACAGAAGGACTTGGGTTAGAAAATACAGATATTGAACTTGGCGAACGTGGTGAAGTAAAAGTTAACGATAAACTCGAAACCACGGTTGAAGGTGTCTACGCACTCGGTGATGTCAAAGGTGGTCCACAGTTCACCTACATCTCCCTCGATGACTTCCGTATTATTAAGCACCAACTCACGGGTGAAAAAGACTACACCAAAGCTGGTCGTGACTTCCCAACCGCAACCTTCATTAATCCACCATTAACACACGTCGGATTAACTGAAAAAGCGGCGAAAGAAGCCGGCAAGAATGTTAAAGTCGCTAAAATGCCAGTTGCGGCTATTCCAAAAGCCATGATTCTCGGCAAGAAGACCGGTATCTTCAAAGTCATGATCGATGCGGATACGAACTACATTCTTGGAGCAACACTATATGGTGAAGAAGCACATGAAATGATTAACCTCTTCACGACAGCCATTAACCACCAGATCGACTACCGCGCACTACGCGACCAAATTTACACTCACCCAACTATGACCGAATCATTAAACGGGTTACTAGGTGTCTAA
- a CDS encoding oligopeptide ABC transporter substrate-binding protein, with amino-acid sequence MKFNKKYAILATTASLTLLLAACGGGNSGANDPATEEVKDENGNDQASAGERDYTLGYEDHVINEGEPIEGGEIRVGVVTDTPWKGIFSPTHSNDALNNNILGPMAGSLLTTGENYELVGGEEYGTAASIEFDEEAKTATITIREGVTWHDGEPVTADDIVFAYEVIGHKDYQGVRYDDDMMNVVGIEEYHNGEADTISGLTLSDDQLSLTIQYKEFTPNMKASGGGVGTYIEPRHYLENVEIAKFEEADEVRKNPIGFGPFKVKSSNDSAIQYEAYEDYFLGAPKVDGMILTTVPKSNVVSALKAGDFDWVSGMPSDLYESYQDGIPGYTTLGHLDNYYTYTGFKLGKWNAEEGKVEYNPDAKMADKNLRKAMAHALDIDQLAETYYSGVRMRATSMIVPNFKEYFNEEIEGFPFDVEKANQLLDEAGYEWEGEPGEGYRLDKDGKPLEIKMISMTGADESLFQFYQQSWEAIGLNVQYELLEMNAFYEDVQNDKEGVDVYLAAWGVGSDPTPEGLYGPKSPFNFSRFETEEHTALLDKIQSEEAHDPAFRAQAFQEWQEYFMDEAPVFPTLWSTNLSLVNDRVSAYIHSSKPGKDKEFETYGLHNVQLLAENPVTE; translated from the coding sequence ATGAAATTTAATAAAAAATACGCAATTTTAGCAACAACTGCTTCATTAACTTTACTATTAGCTGCTTGTGGCGGTGGAAACAGTGGAGCTAATGACCCCGCAACAGAAGAAGTTAAAGATGAAAATGGAAATGACCAAGCTTCAGCTGGTGAACGCGACTACACACTAGGGTACGAAGACCACGTCATTAACGAAGGTGAACCGATTGAAGGTGGCGAAATCCGCGTCGGTGTTGTAACCGACACACCGTGGAAAGGAATCTTCAGCCCAACCCACTCTAATGATGCACTTAACAATAACATTCTTGGTCCAATGGCTGGTTCCCTCTTGACTACTGGCGAGAACTATGAATTAGTTGGTGGAGAAGAATACGGTACTGCTGCGAGTATTGAATTTGACGAAGAAGCAAAAACAGCAACTATTACTATTCGTGAAGGTGTTACTTGGCACGATGGCGAGCCTGTAACAGCAGATGATATCGTCTTTGCCTACGAAGTTATTGGGCACAAAGACTACCAAGGTGTTCGTTACGATGACGATATGATGAATGTTGTCGGTATCGAAGAATACCACAATGGTGAAGCAGATACTATTTCTGGTTTAACCTTATCAGATGACCAGTTGTCTCTAACCATTCAATATAAAGAATTTACACCAAACATGAAAGCTTCTGGTGGTGGGGTCGGTACCTACATTGAGCCACGTCACTACTTAGAAAATGTTGAAATCGCTAAATTCGAAGAAGCTGATGAAGTTCGTAAAAACCCAATCGGATTCGGCCCATTCAAAGTTAAATCTTCCAATGACTCAGCCATTCAATACGAAGCTTACGAAGATTACTTCTTAGGCGCACCTAAAGTTGATGGCATGATCCTAACAACTGTTCCGAAAAGTAATGTCGTCAGTGCGCTAAAAGCTGGAGACTTCGACTGGGTAAGCGGTATGCCATCTGACCTATACGAAAGTTACCAAGACGGGATCCCTGGTTACACGACCCTTGGACACTTGGATAACTACTATACTTACACTGGATTCAAATTGGGTAAATGGAACGCCGAAGAAGGAAAAGTTGAATACAACCCAGACGCAAAAATGGCCGACAAAAACTTGCGTAAAGCCATGGCTCACGCCCTTGACATCGACCAATTAGCGGAAACCTACTACAGCGGTGTCCGTATGCGTGCTACATCAATGATCGTTCCGAACTTCAAAGAGTACTTCAATGAAGAAATTGAAGGTTTCCCATTTGACGTAGAAAAAGCAAACCAATTATTGGATGAAGCTGGCTACGAATGGGAAGGTGAACCAGGTGAAGGTTACCGTCTCGACAAAGATGGCAAACCACTTGAAATCAAAATGATTTCGATGACAGGTGCCGACGAAAGTCTTTTCCAATTCTACCAACAATCATGGGAAGCAATCGGCTTGAACGTTCAATACGAATTGCTTGAAATGAACGCCTTCTATGAAGATGTTCAAAATGACAAAGAAGGTGTTGATGTCTACCTAGCTGCATGGGGAGTCGGATCTGACCCTACACCAGAGGGGCTCTACGGTCCAAAATCACCTTTCAACTTCTCTCGTTTCGAGACGGAAGAACACACTGCCCTCTTAGACAAGATTCAATCTGAGGAAGCACACGATCCAGCATTCCGTGCGCAAGCCTTCCAAGAGTGGCAAGAGTACTTCATGGACGAAGCGCCAGTCTTCCCAACACTATGGTCTACAAACTTATCGCTTGTTAATGACCGTGTCTCTGCTTACATTCACAGTAGCAAACCAGGTAAGGACAAAGAATTCGAAACTTACGGACTTCACAATGTCCAACTCTTAGCAGAAAACCCAGTTACAGAATAA